One genomic region from Bacillus aquiflavi encodes:
- a CDS encoding tyrosine-type recombinase/integrase, which translates to MRKRFTRSNNKKTIKEVFEDFQFHNKLKNLAPRTISSYDKNTIHFFNFLEKQNINYCSELDKDVVNDFILYLHELNIKDVSINTYLRHVRAFLYYCMNEEYINSFKIHLIKTNEEQKAPYTEDEIKRLLSSPNFRKCGFVEWRNWLMVAYMLETGNRLNTVINLKIENIDFDNGLIILTSNKNRQINYSPLSNVMIKNIQRFIETWGLQEDDYLFPSETGEKMKTRAVQSSISKYNHSRGVTKTGIHRFRHTFAKNYISKGGNPLVLQKLLHHSTLNITQKYVRLYSNDLKNVFSDISIVENMTKNQSFKRKR; encoded by the coding sequence ATGAGAAAAAGGTTTACACGTTCAAACAACAAAAAAACAATAAAGGAGGTATTTGAGGACTTTCAATTTCATAACAAATTAAAAAACTTAGCACCCAGAACGATTAGTTCATATGATAAAAACACAATCCACTTTTTTAACTTTTTGGAAAAACAAAATATCAATTATTGTTCCGAATTGGATAAAGATGTTGTTAATGATTTCATTTTGTACTTACACGAATTAAATATAAAAGATGTTTCAATCAATACTTACCTTCGCCATGTTCGTGCCTTTTTGTATTATTGCATGAATGAAGAATATATAAATTCATTTAAAATTCATCTGATTAAGACAAATGAAGAACAAAAAGCACCTTATACGGAAGATGAAATAAAACGTCTTTTAAGTTCCCCCAATTTCAGAAAATGTGGTTTTGTAGAATGGAGAAATTGGTTGATGGTTGCTTATATGCTTGAAACTGGTAACAGATTAAATACTGTTATCAATTTAAAAATAGAAAATATTGATTTCGATAATGGATTAATCATTTTAACATCCAATAAAAACCGACAGATCAATTATTCGCCTTTATCAAATGTCATGATTAAAAACATTCAAAGATTTATTGAAACTTGGGGCTTACAAGAAGATGATTATTTATTTCCATCTGAAACGGGAGAAAAAATGAAAACTCGGGCTGTTCAATCATCAATCAGTAAATATAACCATTCCAGAGGGGTAACTAAAACTGGAATACACCGATTTAGGCATACTTTTGCTAAAAATTATATTTCAAAAGGCGGTAATCCGTTAGTACTCCAAAAATTATTGCACCATTCAACTTTGAATATAACCCAGAAATATGTCCGATTGTATTCAAATGATTTAAAAAATGTTTTTAGCGATATATCAATAGTAGAAAACATGACAAAAAACCAATCATTTAAACGTAAACGGTAA
- a CDS encoding DNA-methyltransferase, with product MTVLLGDCLEQLQNIPEESVDLIYLDPPFFTQRKQKLKTRDNSKEYSFDDSWESIEDYKQFIKDRLEACKKVLKKTGSIFLHCDKSASHYLRVALDEVFGMNNFQSENIWTYKRWSNSKKGLLNNHQNIYFYSKSKSFKFNTIYTDYSATTNIDQILQERVRDENSKSRYKVDENGQVVLGKEKKGVPLSDVWNIPFLNPKAKERTGYPTQKPILLLEQIIKIVTDEGDTVLDPFCGSGTTLVAADLLGRNYIGIDTSEDAIELTKERLNNPIKTSSHLLEKGEKEYLTKDETELAILNSLNALPVQRNKGIDGFLREYYKEKPVPIKIQKPNETFEEALDSLLFASQKRSCVLKVLIKTKHEDNLLDFITQEQPDENLIVIDSYDLIIKNWIKSHGNVEEFVTQ from the coding sequence ATGACTGTATTATTAGGCGACTGCTTAGAACAACTACAGAACATACCAGAGGAAAGTGTTGACCTAATTTATTTAGACCCACCGTTTTTTACACAACGGAAACAAAAATTAAAAACACGGGATAATTCCAAAGAATATTCATTTGATGATAGTTGGGAGTCAATCGAAGATTATAAGCAATTCATTAAAGACCGTTTGGAAGCTTGTAAAAAAGTATTAAAAAAGACGGGTTCTATATTTTTGCATTGTGATAAATCTGCTTCTCATTATTTAAGAGTGGCATTGGATGAAGTTTTCGGCATGAATAACTTCCAAAGCGAAAACATATGGACATATAAACGGTGGTCTAATTCTAAAAAAGGCTTATTGAATAATCATCAAAACATATATTTTTATAGCAAATCGAAATCATTCAAATTTAACACGATTTATACCGATTATTCAGCAACAACTAACATAGACCAAATATTGCAAGAACGTGTTAGAGATGAAAATTCAAAATCCAGATATAAAGTTGATGAAAACGGACAGGTTGTATTGGGCAAAGAGAAAAAAGGAGTTCCTTTATCAGACGTTTGGAACATACCATTTTTAAATCCAAAAGCAAAGGAACGAACTGGCTATCCAACTCAAAAACCTATTTTATTGTTAGAACAAATAATAAAAATTGTAACTGATGAAGGAGATACCGTTTTAGATCCTTTTTGTGGTAGTGGAACAACATTAGTAGCGGCTGATTTATTGGGCAGAAATTATATTGGAATTGATACTTCAGAAGATGCAATCGAACTAACAAAGGAACGATTAAATAACCCAATCAAAACATCATCTCATTTGTTGGAAAAAGGGGAAAAAGAATACCTAACAAAAGATGAAACAGAATTGGCAATCCTTAATAGTTTAAATGCTCTTCCAGTCCAAAGAAACAAAGGTATTGATGGATTTTTGCGAGAATATTATAAAGAAAAACCTGTACCAATTAAAATTCAAAAACCAAACGAAACATTTGAGGAAGCATTGGACAGTTTATTGTTTGCCAGCCAAAAACGTAGCTGTGTTTTAAAAGTATTGATTAAAACAAAACATGAAGATAATTTATTAGATTTCATTACACAAGAACAACCAGATGAAAACCTCATAGTAATTGATAGTTACGATTTAATAATTAAAAATTGGATAAAAAGTCATGGTAATGTAGAGGAATTTGTTACCCAATAA
- a CDS encoding ApaLI family restriction endonuclease: MTLTIEQELRELADRYATQLELKVKERVEDMNQDDKSHYLIYRVLKVTLEEGEMIDVYQNKGRFLYKYAGSFLEEAATLCFVHKFGEKAQKVKIPNTIGQRPKTFEIDCLVDEDAHEIKWRDATTDGDHITKEHTRIQVIKDAGFVPIRVMFYYPNRKKAIKIQQTLETLYEGVNGQYYYGDAAWDYIKKTTEVDLKGILQKIADENTQ; this comes from the coding sequence AATCGAGCAAGAATTGCGAGAATTGGCAGACAGATATGCAACTCAATTAGAATTAAAAGTAAAAGAACGTGTAGAAGATATGAACCAAGATGATAAATCGCATTATTTGATTTATCGAGTGTTAAAAGTAACCCTTGAAGAAGGGGAAATGATTGACGTTTACCAAAATAAAGGACGTTTCCTTTATAAATATGCTGGTTCATTCCTCGAAGAAGCGGCTACATTGTGTTTTGTTCATAAATTTGGAGAAAAGGCTCAAAAGGTCAAAATACCTAATACAATCGGACAAAGACCAAAAACATTTGAAATTGATTGTTTAGTAGATGAAGATGCCCACGAAATTAAGTGGAGAGATGCAACAACTGATGGAGACCATATCACTAAAGAACATACAAGAATCCAAGTTATAAAAGATGCTGGTTTTGTTCCTATTCGTGTTATGTTCTATTACCCAAACAGAAAAAAAGCTATTAAAATTCAACAAACACTGGAAACATTATATGAAGGCGTAAACGGACAATATTATTACGGGGACGCTGCTTGGGACTATATCAAGAAAACTACTGAAGTGGATTTAAAGGGTATCCTTCAAAAAATAGCTGATGAAAATACCCAATGA